In one window of Caballeronia sp. TF1N1 DNA:
- a CDS encoding response regulator, with protein sequence MNTTAEATGGAASSRRILIVDDSEDAALAMSMLLEALGHEVRTEHDGPRALQSIDDFKPDVVLLDIGLPGMNGFDVAREMRKRPVTRDALLLALTGYGSDADRQNSIDAGFDHHLTKPVSIDALEALLG encoded by the coding sequence ATGAACACCACCGCCGAAGCGACCGGCGGCGCGGCGTCGAGCCGGCGCATTCTGATTGTCGACGACAGCGAGGACGCCGCGCTTGCCATGTCGATGCTGCTCGAGGCACTGGGCCACGAAGTGCGCACGGAGCACGACGGTCCGCGCGCGCTGCAGTCCATCGACGATTTCAAACCCGACGTGGTGCTGCTCGATATCGGTCTGCCGGGCATGAACGGCTTCGACGTGGCGCGCGAGATGCGCAAGCGCCCCGTCACGCGCGACGCCTTGCTGCTCGCGCTGACCGGTTACGGCAGCGACGCGGATCGGCAGAATTCGATCGATGCCGGCTTCGATCATCACCTCACCAAGCCGGTTTCCATCGACGCTCTGGAAGCGCTGCTCGGCTGA
- a CDS encoding DUF72 domain-containing protein, producing MATRKTARIRVGIGGWTFEPWRGTFYPKGLAQKQELEYASRALTTIEVNGTFYGSQKPETFAKWRDEAPDDFVFSLKAPRYATNRRVLADAGETIERFFKSGVLELQNKLGPINWQFAATKKFDADDFGAFLKLLPAKVEGRAIRHAVEVRHESFSDPAFVALARKHRVAIVVAGDSKYPQIADTTAPFVYARIMGTTEKQKQGYSKAALDGWASRAKEWAAGGVPEDMARASTSAGAKVGSRDVFLYVISGYKERNPAAAIALTERINGTT from the coding sequence ATGGCCACGCGAAAGACGGCGCGGATTCGCGTCGGTATTGGCGGATGGACGTTCGAGCCCTGGCGCGGCACGTTCTATCCGAAGGGACTCGCGCAGAAGCAGGAGCTCGAATACGCGAGCCGCGCGCTCACGACCATCGAGGTGAACGGCACGTTCTATGGCTCGCAAAAGCCCGAGACCTTCGCCAAATGGCGCGATGAAGCCCCGGACGACTTCGTGTTCTCGCTGAAGGCGCCGCGTTACGCGACCAATCGCCGGGTACTCGCCGATGCGGGCGAAACCATCGAGCGTTTCTTCAAGAGCGGCGTGTTGGAACTACAGAACAAGCTCGGCCCGATCAACTGGCAATTCGCAGCGACCAAGAAGTTCGATGCCGATGACTTCGGCGCTTTCCTCAAGCTGCTGCCCGCGAAAGTGGAAGGCCGCGCAATTCGTCATGCCGTCGAAGTGCGACACGAGAGTTTCAGCGATCCGGCATTCGTGGCGCTGGCGCGAAAGCATCGCGTGGCGATTGTCGTCGCGGGAGACTCGAAGTATCCGCAAATCGCGGATACGACCGCACCATTCGTCTATGCACGCATCATGGGAACGACAGAGAAGCAGAAGCAAGGTTACTCGAAGGCCGCGCTCGATGGCTGGGCGAGCCGCGCGAAAGAATGGGCGGCGGGTGGCGTGCCTGAGGATATGGCGAGGGCATCGACAAGCGCGGGTGCGAAGGTCGGTTCACGGGATGTGTTTCTTTACGTCATCAGTGGTTATAAGGAGCGCAATCCCGCTGCGGCAATCGCACTGACCGAACGAATCAATGGGACGACGTAA
- a CDS encoding MgtC/SapB family protein, translated as MLPQPILIDAVVRMLVAVLIGCIIGVDRDLHGKPTGMKTLGLVSLGACIATMCALGFATEPLAHNTEVSRVVQGIVTGIGFLGAGVIIQNPRENRIRGLTTAASIWVTAAVGILCGLGVWSLALIATVILIVLLTVGRIIEKGLLKRWMRKPPSQRPAGIGEEE; from the coding sequence ATGCTTCCTCAACCCATTCTCATCGATGCCGTCGTCCGCATGCTCGTCGCGGTGCTGATCGGCTGCATCATCGGCGTCGATCGCGATCTGCACGGCAAACCGACCGGCATGAAGACGCTCGGGCTCGTGTCGCTAGGTGCATGCATCGCGACCATGTGTGCGCTCGGATTTGCCACCGAGCCGCTCGCGCACAACACCGAAGTCTCGCGGGTGGTGCAAGGCATCGTGACGGGCATCGGCTTTCTGGGCGCGGGCGTGATCATTCAGAATCCGCGCGAGAACCGCATTCGCGGGCTGACCACGGCGGCTTCCATCTGGGTGACGGCGGCCGTGGGCATCCTGTGTGGGCTCGGCGTATGGAGTCTCGCGCTGATCGCCACGGTGATTCTCATCGTGCTGCTGACGGTTGGGCGGATCATCGAGAAAGGCTTGCTGAAGCGCTGGATGCGCAAGCCGCCGAGTCAACGTCCGGCGGGCATTGGCGAGGAAGAGTGA
- a CDS encoding high-potential iron-sulfur protein gives MKASRRTFLITSVGVASTFALGSKAAFADAPKVDENDPTAKALGYKEDATKVDKAKFAKYAAGEDCGNCQFYQGKAADAYAPCPMFANKQVASKGWCGAYVKKA, from the coding sequence ATGAAGGCATCTCGTCGTACGTTTCTCATCACCAGCGTGGGCGTTGCATCGACGTTCGCGCTCGGCTCGAAAGCCGCTTTCGCCGACGCACCGAAGGTCGACGAAAACGATCCCACCGCCAAGGCGCTCGGCTACAAGGAAGACGCGACCAAGGTCGATAAGGCCAAGTTCGCCAAGTACGCCGCCGGCGAAGACTGCGGCAACTGCCAGTTCTATCAAGGCAAGGCCGCCGATGCCTACGCGCCGTGTCCGATGTTCGCGAACAAGCAGGTCGCCTCGAAGGGCTGGTGCGGCGCGTATGTAAAGAAGGCCTGA
- a CDS encoding alpha-ketoglutarate-dependent dioxygenase AlkB, which translates to MFDLFDDIPKPDIVWHPDWIDSDAGSDLMGELIAEVSWQQDTMNTPRGRLPLPRLTAWQGEPDAVYVYSGIRNVPQPWTPAVARLRDAAQDVCAARFNSVLLNRYRTGLDSMGWHADKERELGPEPVIASVSLGATRAFEFRHARTHATHALALTHGSLLVMRGRTQLEWVHRVPKEPGARGERINLTFRWVDASKRR; encoded by the coding sequence ATGTTCGATCTCTTCGACGACATTCCCAAACCCGATATCGTGTGGCACCCGGACTGGATCGACTCCGACGCCGGTTCCGATCTCATGGGCGAGCTGATCGCGGAAGTAAGCTGGCAGCAGGACACGATGAACACGCCCCGCGGCCGTTTGCCGCTGCCGCGCCTGACCGCGTGGCAAGGCGAGCCGGATGCCGTCTATGTTTACTCGGGCATCCGCAACGTGCCGCAGCCGTGGACGCCCGCCGTCGCCCGGTTGCGCGATGCCGCTCAGGACGTGTGCGCCGCGCGTTTCAACAGCGTGCTCCTCAACCGTTATCGCACAGGGCTCGACAGCATGGGCTGGCACGCCGACAAGGAACGCGAGCTCGGGCCCGAGCCGGTGATCGCGTCGGTGAGTCTTGGCGCCACGCGTGCATTCGAATTCCGCCACGCGCGCACGCATGCCACGCACGCGCTCGCGCTGACGCACGGCAGCCTGCTCGTGATGCGCGGACGCACGCAGCTCGAATGGGTGCATCGCGTGCCGAAGGAGCCGGGCGCGCGCGGCGAACGCATCAACCTGACGTTTCGCTGGGTCGACGCATCGAAGCGGCGTTGA
- a CDS encoding AAA family ATPase, protein MTTAVVKQELAVASFSKVYSLDDVETALNDLSEGASDALRATYEKMLKVGNLRFCVKPNRMPCIDDLAASLPNFEEPLDDIRKQIALCLETEDRLELMPMLLLGEPGIGKTHFAKQLARMLGTTSHYVAMSSLTAGWILSGASSQWRNAKPGKVFDALVNGSYANPVITVDEIDKATGDAQYDPLGALYALLEHDTAQTFIDEFAEVPINAGNVVWIATANDARAIPEPIMNRMNVYEIPAPDRDGARRIAQAIYDDIRTTHAWGRRFPETLGDAPLDALTQASPRGMRRAMLNAFGNARIDGRHHVEARDIQLDRNSRKKAIGF, encoded by the coding sequence ATGACGACAGCCGTGGTGAAACAGGAACTGGCGGTGGCATCGTTCAGCAAGGTCTACAGTCTCGACGACGTGGAAACCGCGCTCAACGATTTGTCCGAAGGCGCAAGCGACGCCCTGCGCGCCACTTACGAGAAGATGCTCAAGGTCGGCAATCTGCGCTTCTGCGTGAAGCCGAATCGCATGCCGTGCATCGACGACCTTGCGGCTTCCCTGCCGAACTTCGAGGAGCCGCTCGACGACATTCGCAAGCAGATCGCGCTGTGCCTCGAAACCGAGGACCGCCTCGAACTCATGCCAATGCTGTTGCTCGGCGAACCCGGCATCGGCAAGACGCATTTTGCGAAGCAGCTTGCGCGAATGCTCGGGACCACGTCGCATTACGTGGCGATGAGTTCGCTCACCGCCGGATGGATTCTCTCGGGCGCGTCGTCGCAATGGCGCAACGCCAAGCCAGGCAAGGTGTTCGACGCCCTCGTGAACGGCAGCTACGCGAACCCCGTCATTACCGTCGATGAAATCGACAAGGCCACCGGCGACGCGCAATACGATCCGCTCGGCGCGCTTTACGCGTTGCTCGAACACGACACGGCGCAGACTTTCATCGACGAATTCGCGGAAGTGCCGATCAACGCGGGCAACGTCGTGTGGATTGCAACGGCCAACGACGCGCGCGCCATTCCCGAGCCGATCATGAACCGCATGAACGTCTACGAGATTCCCGCGCCGGATCGCGACGGCGCGCGTCGTATCGCGCAGGCAATTTACGACGACATCCGCACGACGCACGCGTGGGGCCGGCGCTTTCCCGAAACGCTCGGCGATGCCCCGCTCGATGCGCTCACGCAAGCCTCGCCACGCGGCATGCGGCGCGCGATGCTCAACGCGTTTGGCAACGCGCGTATCGACGGACGACATCACGTCGAGGCGCGCGATATCCAGCTCGACCGTAATTCACGCAAGAAAGCGATCGGTTTTTAA
- a CDS encoding NAD(P)-dependent oxidoreductase, with the protein MDIGFIGLGEMGAAMAVNALKAGHTVRVWNRSRDKTRSLADQGASVVDTPEQAFAGDAAFSMLADDQALRSVLIDGGLLKHAPKGLVHVNMATISAALAVELAQLHAQHGVAYVAAPVLGRPDVAAEGKLNILAAGADADIARVQPVFDALGQKTWRVGHEPQHANVLKLAANFMLASAIESFGEAAALVSGHGIEAQTLLDVITNSLFPGPVYQGYGKMIAERRYEPALFKARLGLKDVRLAIAAGDAVNVPLPVASVVRDNLVDALAHGDGEKDFAVLGQVAARRAGR; encoded by the coding sequence ATGGATATCGGATTCATCGGTCTGGGTGAAATGGGCGCGGCCATGGCCGTCAACGCGCTGAAAGCGGGCCACACGGTGCGCGTCTGGAACCGCTCGCGCGACAAGACGCGTTCGCTCGCGGACCAGGGCGCATCCGTGGTCGATACCCCCGAGCAGGCATTTGCCGGCGACGCCGCCTTTTCGATGCTCGCGGACGATCAAGCGCTGCGCTCCGTGCTGATCGATGGCGGCTTGCTCAAGCACGCGCCGAAAGGCCTCGTGCACGTGAACATGGCGACCATTTCGGCGGCGCTCGCCGTCGAACTCGCGCAATTGCACGCGCAGCATGGCGTCGCTTACGTGGCCGCGCCCGTGCTTGGCCGGCCGGATGTCGCGGCGGAGGGCAAGCTCAACATTCTCGCGGCCGGCGCCGATGCCGACATCGCGCGCGTGCAACCCGTCTTCGACGCGCTCGGTCAAAAAACCTGGCGCGTGGGCCACGAACCGCAGCACGCCAACGTGCTCAAGCTGGCGGCGAATTTCATGTTGGCGTCTGCGATAGAAAGTTTCGGCGAAGCGGCCGCGCTCGTGAGCGGACACGGCATCGAGGCGCAGACGTTGCTCGACGTCATCACGAATTCGCTGTTTCCGGGGCCGGTTTATCAGGGCTACGGCAAGATGATCGCGGAGCGTCGTTACGAGCCCGCGCTCTTCAAGGCGCGGCTCGGTCTGAAGGACGTGCGCCTCGCGATAGCCGCGGGCGACGCGGTCAACGTGCCGCTGCCGGTCGCGAGCGTGGTGCGCGACAACCTCGTCGACGCGCTTGCCCACGGCGACGGCGAAAAGGACTTCGCGGTGCTCGGGCAAGTGGCGGCGCGCCGCGCGGGACGATGA
- a CDS encoding endonuclease/exonuclease/phosphatase family protein: MRNSEHLPPGPSTHNGTPDFTAVSWNLHKGRSPLGLRAWNAMQRWVQTTNADVYFLQEAMARRMPQPVLASGFGNPLAAPLDDVWHCQATEIATALELQIALGPNVFKPSWRHGNAILSPHPLDLSGRWDISAHRFEKRGLLVARATFAGKAITLLCAHLALTRSARLRQMNWIAHWIAKEAPEGPLVLAGDFNDWRNDSVPLFRELGMSEVATMLGESGRTFPAFSPALALDKMFVRGLKPVEWLVPTQDTAWLSDHLPYMARLRVEE; the protein is encoded by the coding sequence ATGCGAAACTCAGAACATCTTCCGCCAGGTCCATCCACGCACAACGGCACGCCGGATTTCACCGCCGTAAGCTGGAACCTCCACAAGGGCCGCTCACCGCTCGGACTGCGCGCCTGGAACGCCATGCAGCGGTGGGTTCAGACCACCAACGCCGACGTCTATTTTCTCCAGGAAGCGATGGCGCGGCGCATGCCGCAGCCCGTGCTCGCAAGCGGTTTCGGCAACCCGCTTGCAGCGCCGCTCGACGATGTCTGGCATTGCCAGGCCACCGAAATCGCCACCGCGCTCGAATTGCAGATCGCCCTCGGGCCGAACGTGTTCAAGCCGTCGTGGCGGCACGGCAACGCCATCTTGTCGCCGCATCCGCTGGATCTATCCGGGCGCTGGGACATCTCGGCGCATCGCTTCGAAAAGCGTGGCTTGCTGGTCGCGCGCGCCACTTTCGCCGGGAAGGCCATCACGCTCTTGTGCGCGCATCTGGCGCTCACGCGTTCCGCGCGTCTGCGTCAGATGAACTGGATCGCGCACTGGATTGCGAAGGAAGCGCCGGAAGGCCCGCTCGTGCTGGCAGGCGATTTCAACGACTGGCGCAACGATTCCGTGCCGCTATTTCGCGAACTCGGCATGAGCGAGGTCGCGACGATGCTCGGCGAATCCGGCCGCACCTTTCCGGCGTTCTCGCCCGCGCTCGCGCTCGACAAGATGTTCGTGCGCGGTCTTAAGCCTGTCGAATGGCTCGTGCCGACGCAGGACACCGCATGGCTGTCCGATCACTTGCCGTATATGGCGAGACTGCGCGTCGAGGAATGA
- the arsC gene encoding arsenate reductase (glutaredoxin) (This arsenate reductase requires both glutathione and glutaredoxin to convert arsenate to arsenite, after which the efflux transporter formed by ArsA and ArsB can extrude the arsenite from the cell, providing resistance.), producing the protein MTVIIYHNPKCGTSRNTLALIRNAGIEPKVVEYLTAPPDRATLTSLIARAGLSVREALREKGTPYAELGLGDTSLTDEQLIDAMLAHPILINRPFVDTPKGARLCRPSELVIDLLPEPQKGPFAKEDGEVVIDEAGKRLL; encoded by the coding sequence ATGACTGTCATCATCTATCACAACCCGAAGTGCGGCACCTCGCGCAACACACTCGCGCTGATCCGCAATGCGGGCATCGAGCCGAAAGTCGTCGAGTATCTGACCGCGCCGCCGGATCGCGCGACGCTCACTTCGCTCATCGCGCGCGCCGGGCTTTCCGTGCGCGAAGCGCTGCGCGAAAAGGGCACGCCCTACGCCGAGCTCGGCTTGGGCGACACGAGTCTCACCGACGAGCAACTCATCGACGCCATGCTCGCGCATCCAATCCTCATCAATCGTCCCTTCGTCGATACCCCGAAAGGCGCGCGACTGTGCCGTCCATCGGAACTCGTGATCGATCTTTTGCCGGAGCCGCAAAAAGGACCTTTTGCAAAGGAAGACGGCGAAGTGGTTATCGACGAAGCAGGCAAACGCTTGCTCTGA
- a CDS encoding NAD(P)/FAD-dependent oxidoreductase, producing MDRIECVVIGAGVVGLAIARQLAMRGREVIVLEAGEAIGIGTSSRNSEVIHAGIYYPRGSQKAELCVRGREMLYKYCREHGVPHRQCGKLLVATARNQIPQLAGIEQKGLENRVEGLVRISGAQAAEMEPQLTCVEAVWSPSTGIVDSHQYMLALQGDAENHGANIVFHTPVAAIDAREGCFIVETGGDAPARFRASFLINSAGLHANRIASKIRGLDDRHVPPLYFAKGNYFSVSGRAPFERLIYPMPNEAGLGVHLTVDMGGQAKFGPDVEWVQSLNYDVDPRRADSFYAAIRAYWPGLPDDALQPAYAGIRPKLSGPGQAAADFMIQGKSAHGVPGLVNLFGIESPGLTASLAIAERVADMMR from the coding sequence ATGGATCGGATCGAGTGCGTGGTAATCGGCGCGGGCGTGGTTGGGCTTGCGATTGCGCGGCAACTGGCGATGCGCGGGCGCGAAGTGATCGTGCTGGAAGCGGGCGAGGCGATCGGCATTGGCACCAGTTCGCGCAACAGCGAAGTGATTCACGCGGGCATCTACTATCCGCGTGGATCGCAGAAAGCCGAGCTGTGCGTGCGTGGGCGCGAAATGCTGTACAAATACTGCCGCGAGCATGGCGTGCCGCATCGGCAATGCGGCAAGCTGCTCGTTGCCACGGCGCGCAATCAGATTCCGCAGCTTGCGGGCATCGAACAGAAGGGCCTGGAAAATCGCGTGGAAGGTCTCGTGCGGATCAGCGGCGCACAGGCGGCGGAGATGGAGCCGCAACTGACGTGCGTCGAGGCGGTGTGGTCGCCGAGTACGGGAATCGTCGACAGTCACCAGTACATGCTGGCGCTACAAGGCGATGCCGAGAATCACGGCGCGAACATCGTGTTTCATACGCCGGTGGCGGCCATCGACGCGCGCGAGGGCTGCTTTATCGTCGAGACCGGCGGCGATGCCCCGGCGCGCTTCCGGGCGTCGTTTCTGATCAACAGCGCGGGGCTTCACGCGAACAGGATCGCCAGCAAGATTCGCGGTCTCGACGATCGTCACGTGCCGCCGCTCTACTTCGCGAAGGGCAACTACTTCAGCGTGAGCGGGCGCGCGCCGTTCGAACGGCTCATCTATCCGATGCCCAATGAAGCGGGACTCGGCGTGCATCTGACCGTCGACATGGGCGGCCAAGCCAAGTTCGGTCCTGATGTCGAATGGGTGCAGTCGCTCAATTACGATGTCGATCCGCGCCGCGCCGATTCCTTCTATGCCGCGATTCGTGCGTATTGGCCGGGTCTGCCCGACGACGCGCTGCAGCCGGCCTACGCGGGCATCAGGCCGAAGCTCTCGGGTCCGGGGCAGGCAGCCGCCGACTTCATGATTCAAGGCAAGTCCGCGCATGGCGTGCCGGGACTCGTGAATCTGTTCGGCATCGAATCGCCCGGACTGACAGCTTCACTCGCCATCGCCGAGCGCGTGGCGGACATGATGCGTTAG
- a CDS encoding RidA family protein → MIDAAPTPVGPFSHAAEADGWVFLTGQMPTDPNDDNAPLPEGVAAQTRRVMDNLILVLTGLGLTLDSVVSARIFLTEFKRDYDAMNAVYRSYFLPKPLPARTCIGVTGLARDALVEIDFVARRP, encoded by the coding sequence ATGATCGATGCCGCGCCGACGCCTGTCGGCCCGTTTTCCCACGCGGCAGAAGCCGACGGCTGGGTTTTCCTCACCGGCCAGATGCCGACCGACCCCAACGACGACAACGCCCCGCTGCCCGAGGGCGTCGCCGCGCAGACGCGCCGCGTGATGGATAACCTGATCCTCGTGCTGACGGGACTCGGCCTCACGCTCGACAGCGTGGTGAGCGCGCGCATCTTCCTCACCGAGTTCAAGCGCGACTACGACGCGATGAACGCCGTGTACCGCTCCTACTTTCTGCCGAAGCCGCTGCCGGCGCGCACGTGCATCGGCGTGACGGGCCTTGCGCGCGACGCGCTCGTCGAGATCGATTTCGTCGCGCGGCGGCCCTGA
- a CDS encoding MFS transporter, which produces MAGRPLNARAVAAAVIGNALEWYDFTVFGFMTVVIARLFFPSYSDYSSILLTTATFGVAFVMRPVGGIVLGLYADRAGRKAALTLVIAMMTIGILLLAIAPPYSAIGIGAPLVIVFARLLQGFSAGGEFGTATALLIEAAPFSRRGFYGSFQMASQAAALLLGALVGAAITRGLSPEALDSWGWRVPFVLGLIIGPIGLYIRRNMADTEAFLHAKKTARRATLGEVFRNHSREVLCGLGSVIALTVTVYVLIAYLPTFAVKQLKLPLGQSFTALIVGNLILTVLSPVAGAWSDRIGRKGLTLWSLLITLVIIYPLFAWLAAEPSVARLVVVQALLSITLSGYYGPFGALIAELFPAHIRSTGLALAYNIAVMLFGGFGQFIVTWLIKTTGSQLAPTFYVMAGLVLSIIAVACIPATRHVDVDEARDGIR; this is translated from the coding sequence ATGGCAGGCAGACCATTGAATGCGCGCGCCGTCGCGGCCGCGGTCATCGGCAATGCGCTGGAGTGGTACGACTTCACCGTGTTCGGCTTCATGACTGTCGTCATCGCCCGCTTGTTCTTTCCGAGCTATAGCGACTACTCATCCATTTTGCTGACCACCGCGACCTTCGGCGTCGCGTTCGTGATGCGGCCGGTCGGCGGCATCGTGCTGGGTCTTTATGCGGATCGCGCGGGGCGCAAGGCGGCGCTCACGTTGGTCATCGCGATGATGACCATCGGCATTCTGCTGCTCGCGATAGCGCCGCCATACTCGGCAATCGGGATCGGCGCGCCGCTCGTGATCGTGTTCGCGCGGCTGTTGCAGGGCTTCTCCGCCGGCGGCGAGTTCGGAACGGCGACCGCGCTCTTGATCGAAGCAGCGCCGTTTTCCCGACGCGGTTTCTACGGCAGTTTCCAGATGGCGAGTCAGGCGGCGGCGCTCTTGCTCGGCGCGCTCGTCGGCGCGGCGATCACGCGCGGACTGTCGCCCGAAGCGCTCGATTCATGGGGCTGGCGCGTGCCGTTCGTTCTCGGTTTGATCATCGGGCCGATCGGCCTGTACATTCGGCGCAACATGGCCGATACCGAAGCGTTCCTGCACGCGAAGAAGACCGCGCGCCGCGCGACGCTTGGTGAAGTCTTCCGCAATCACAGCCGCGAAGTGCTGTGCGGGCTCGGTTCGGTGATCGCGCTGACGGTGACGGTCTATGTGCTGATCGCCTATCTGCCGACCTTCGCGGTCAAGCAACTCAAGCTGCCGCTCGGGCAGTCGTTCACGGCGCTGATCGTCGGCAATCTCATCTTGACCGTGCTTTCGCCGGTGGCGGGCGCGTGGTCGGATCGAATCGGACGCAAGGGCCTGACCTTGTGGTCGCTTCTCATCACGCTCGTGATCATCTATCCGCTCTTCGCGTGGCTCGCCGCCGAGCCGAGCGTGGCGCGGCTCGTGGTCGTGCAGGCGCTCTTGTCGATCACGCTGTCCGGTTACTACGGGCCGTTCGGCGCGCTGATCGCGGAGCTGTTTCCCGCGCATATCCGCTCGACCGGGCTTGCGCTCGCGTACAACATCGCCGTGATGCTGTTCGGCGGCTTCGGGCAGTTCATCGTGACGTGGCTCATCAAGACGACGGGCTCGCAACTCGCGCCGACCTTCTACGTGATGGCGGGACTCGTGCTTTCGATCATCGCCGTGGCCTGCATTCCGGCGACGCGTCACGTCGATGTCGACGAGGCGCGTGACGGCATCCGCTAG
- a CDS encoding Mut7-C ubiquitin/RNAse domain-containing protein, producing the protein MVTARFHFHRELNDFLARPQRGQAFACACPPSSSAKHMIEALGVPHTEVALIVRNGHPAGFDAPIEENDVIEIYPARRVPPGMADGARLLRPALVAENLRFIADAHLGGLAQLLRLAGFNTRYDNNFADDEIERLSHDEARIVLTRDRELLKRKNVLHGCYVRALHADEQWREVAERLDLAPHVRAFRLCLMCNAPLRRAAASEIDDRVPEGVRERHTRFVTCDVCRRVFWEGSHWKRMRERIDGLADASRV; encoded by the coding sequence ATGGTCACGGCGCGCTTTCACTTCCATCGCGAACTGAACGACTTTCTGGCGCGGCCCCAACGCGGGCAGGCATTCGCTTGCGCCTGTCCGCCGTCTTCGTCGGCCAAACACATGATCGAAGCGCTGGGCGTGCCGCACACGGAAGTGGCGCTGATCGTGCGCAACGGGCATCCGGCCGGCTTCGACGCGCCAATCGAAGAAAACGATGTCATCGAGATCTATCCCGCGCGGCGCGTGCCGCCCGGCATGGCCGACGGCGCACGGCTTTTGCGGCCGGCGCTCGTCGCGGAAAATCTGCGCTTTATCGCCGATGCGCATCTCGGCGGCCTCGCGCAACTGTTGCGGCTCGCGGGTTTCAACACGCGTTACGACAACAACTTCGCCGACGATGAAATCGAGCGCCTTTCGCACGATGAAGCACGCATCGTCCTTACGCGCGACCGCGAATTGCTCAAGCGAAAAAATGTGCTGCACGGCTGCTACGTGCGCGCACTGCATGCCGACGAGCAATGGCGTGAAGTGGCGGAACGTCTCGATCTCGCGCCGCATGTGCGCGCGTTTCGCCTCTGCCTCATGTGCAACGCGCCGCTGCGTCGCGCGGCAGCGAGCGAGATCGACGACCGCGTGCCCGAAGGCGTGCGCGAACGGCACACGCGTTTCGTGACTTGCGATGTCTGCCGCCGCGTCTTCTGGGAGGGCTCACACTGGAAGCGCATGCGCGAGCGCATCGACGGACTCGCGGATGCAAGCCGCGTGTGA
- a CDS encoding cupin domain-containing protein, giving the protein MHRDEFLALLPEEGFQEVVTVTREPNGAMDIHAHPFEAKALIVEGEITIRVGDDERLYHVGEIFQLSANLEHEERYGPQGVTYLVGRK; this is encoded by the coding sequence ATGCACCGAGACGAATTCCTCGCCCTTCTTCCCGAGGAGGGCTTTCAAGAAGTCGTGACCGTCACGCGCGAGCCGAACGGCGCAATGGATATTCACGCGCATCCCTTCGAAGCCAAGGCGCTAATCGTCGAAGGCGAGATCACCATCCGCGTTGGCGATGACGAGCGGCTGTATCACGTCGGCGAGATCTTCCAGCTGTCCGCGAATCTCGAGCATGAAGAACGCTACGGACCGCAAGGCGTGACCTATCTGGTCGGGCGCAAGTAA